A single genomic interval of Hyalangium gracile harbors:
- a CDS encoding Ig-like domain-containing protein yields the protein MPLFNRAVPLVLAALLSACINVPEIEAPESPDAGLPDAGPKPDSGVPADTTSPTITATTPSHGSTNVATSTQLVLTFSEPMNVSTVQVSIAPTVEFSETTWANGNTLLTLQPTVPLAQNTGYTLVVDGKDVAGNALTDRKAFSFSTTGPAPDTTPPTVLAISPAHGTIGVARDASITVTFSEPMDKVSAQAAFNITSPPGFNSGVFDWNEAGTVMTFNPDTDFPHGTDVIWRVSTTAKDPSANTLENNVSGTFRVIRVNTVTINYDPPTTGAAVSPSYDKQTYLFLGALVGDTGNATQARLFLGFKLDALPENLSRLTSAKLIWYTTNQTGDPLASLGSLLLERVYIGEEIALSNATWTNPVAKTQYESPALNTPISVSVGPLIPAVQFNTTSFVASDWLDRTNRGTKRSQFRLRFEVPSDNDAENDSIHTHEDVSTPAELEVTYEYP from the coding sequence ATGCCCCTTTTCAATCGTGCAGTCCCCCTGGTTCTGGCAGCCCTGCTGTCGGCGTGCATCAATGTCCCCGAGATCGAGGCCCCCGAATCACCCGATGCCGGCCTGCCAGATGCCGGCCCCAAGCCCGACTCCGGCGTTCCGGCCGACACCACGTCCCCTACCATCACCGCGACGACGCCCTCTCACGGGTCCACCAACGTCGCCACGAGTACGCAGCTGGTCCTCACGTTCTCCGAGCCGATGAACGTGAGCACGGTGCAGGTCAGCATCGCCCCCACGGTGGAGTTCAGTGAGACCACCTGGGCGAACGGGAACACCCTGCTCACGCTGCAGCCGACAGTGCCTCTGGCCCAGAACACCGGCTACACCCTCGTGGTGGATGGCAAGGACGTGGCTGGAAACGCGCTGACGGACCGGAAGGCGTTCTCCTTCAGCACGACAGGGCCAGCCCCGGACACCACGCCGCCGACGGTCCTCGCCATCAGCCCCGCGCACGGGACCATCGGGGTGGCACGGGATGCGTCCATCACCGTGACGTTCTCCGAACCCATGGACAAGGTGTCTGCTCAGGCCGCCTTCAACATCACCTCGCCACCCGGCTTCAACTCGGGAGTCTTCGACTGGAATGAGGCGGGCACCGTGATGACCTTCAATCCGGACACCGACTTCCCCCATGGCACTGACGTCATCTGGCGCGTCTCCACGACCGCCAAGGATCCGTCCGCCAACACGCTGGAGAACAACGTCTCAGGCACGTTCCGTGTCATTCGCGTCAACACGGTCACAATCAACTACGACCCTCCAACGACTGGTGCCGCAGTTAGCCCTTCCTATGACAAGCAAACATACCTTTTCTTAGGTGCCCTCGTAGGAGACACAGGCAACGCAACTCAGGCTCGGCTCTTTCTAGGCTTCAAGTTGGACGCGCTTCCCGAAAATCTCTCCCGCCTCACCTCGGCCAAGCTAATCTGGTACACGACCAATCAGACCGGAGACCCGCTCGCAAGCCTGGGCAGCCTTCTACTAGAGAGAGTTTACATCGGAGAAGAAATTGCTCTTTCAAATGCTACATGGACAAACCCAGTCGCCAAAACCCAATACGAGTCTCCTGCGCTCAACACTCCCATCAGCGTGTCCGTCGGCCCTTTGATACCTGCTGTCCAGTTCAACACCACGTCATTCGTGGCATCGGACTGGCTGGATCGCACCAATCGAGGCACTAAACGGTCTCAGTTCAGGCTTCGCTTCGAGGTTCCCAGCGACAATGACGCCGAGAACGACTCCATCCACACACATGAAGACGTTTCGACGCCAGCGGAGCTTGAGGTGACTTATGAGTACCCGTAA
- a CDS encoding TIGR04552 family protein, giving the protein MKAVSLIPQLPDLPIRTVTEMGLRELERLRLILRGGSVIDWRRMHFQSREEVDHFLRLCQLDTSRPYDEAWARLVLADAVEYLRKTFDYRVADAVASPTEIHDLFLFASGAKGLPKYRRIACIVLKVMHVIQHIEGRDLLFRLPVSEADLAELVTAKVLAVAQELEAKGGPIVEFAHSIKTRDSLITKLIAKKETVAAQVYDRTRFRIITKNRADILPTLYFLSQRLFPFNFVVPGQTENSLIQFKSVLAEYPHFEQFAAQLHLDRDYEDREEHGSNQFSGSTYRALNFIVDMPLRMDAYLPPPEEDLRPRKSRIVFTLVEFQIMDEATARANEEGENAHKLYKRRQKRRVLRRLARGLVVPKRKG; this is encoded by the coding sequence GTGAAGGCCGTCTCCCTCATCCCACAACTGCCCGACCTCCCCATCCGCACGGTGACGGAGATGGGGCTCCGCGAGCTGGAGCGCCTCCGGCTCATCCTTCGAGGTGGGTCGGTCATCGACTGGCGGCGGATGCACTTCCAGTCCCGTGAGGAGGTCGACCACTTCCTACGGCTCTGCCAGCTCGATACCTCTCGGCCCTACGACGAGGCGTGGGCGCGCTTGGTTCTCGCGGACGCGGTGGAGTATCTCCGGAAGACGTTCGACTACCGGGTCGCGGATGCAGTGGCTTCGCCAACGGAGATTCACGACCTTTTCCTCTTCGCTTCTGGCGCCAAGGGCCTGCCCAAGTACCGCCGTATCGCGTGCATCGTGCTGAAGGTGATGCATGTCATCCAGCACATCGAAGGGCGGGACTTGCTCTTCCGGCTTCCCGTTTCAGAGGCGGATCTGGCCGAGCTGGTCACCGCCAAGGTGCTGGCGGTGGCCCAGGAGCTCGAGGCCAAGGGCGGGCCCATCGTCGAGTTTGCGCATTCGATCAAGACGCGGGATTCCCTGATCACCAAGCTGATAGCGAAGAAGGAGACGGTGGCCGCTCAGGTCTATGATCGCACGCGGTTCCGTATCATTACGAAGAACCGCGCGGACATCCTTCCGACGCTCTACTTTCTCAGCCAGCGGCTGTTCCCATTCAACTTCGTGGTGCCAGGGCAGACAGAAAACTCGTTGATTCAATTCAAGTCGGTGCTGGCTGAGTATCCACACTTCGAACAATTCGCCGCGCAGCTTCATCTGGATCGCGATTACGAGGACCGCGAGGAGCACGGCAGCAATCAGTTTTCTGGAAGCACCTATCGAGCTCTCAACTTCATCGTCGACATGCCTCTGCGGATGGATGCGTACCTCCCTCCTCCCGAAGAGGATCTGCGTCCCCGCAAGAGCCGCATCGTCTTCACGCTCGTGGAGTTCCAGATCATGGACGAAGCGACGGCCCGCGCGAATGAGGAGGGAGAGAATGCCCATAAGCTTTACAAGCGCCGGCAGAAACGGCGTGTGCTGCGCCGTCTGGCACGGGGACTCGTTGTTCCCAAACGCAAGGGGTGA
- a CDS encoding toxin-antitoxin system YwqK family antitoxin, whose translation MFKKTSARVVALTLAFSASAALAGEVKLNCPAGTQQRAAAEKGAWMCAKTNAKDRNSSAHGPFVSFHPNGQKRAEGQNTDGMQTGLWTYFDENGRKIEEIEYTAHHYNGRHVQYFPSGKVKLEERWVHGNREGASTTYSEDGKKVAEAEYRGGNLVREQRFENGKPVANK comes from the coding sequence ATGTTCAAGAAGACTTCTGCTCGCGTCGTTGCCCTCACTCTCGCCTTCAGCGCCTCGGCCGCACTGGCTGGCGAGGTCAAGCTGAACTGCCCGGCTGGGACCCAGCAGCGGGCTGCGGCGGAGAAGGGGGCTTGGATGTGTGCGAAGACCAACGCCAAGGATCGCAATAGCAGCGCCCACGGTCCTTTCGTGAGCTTCCATCCGAACGGTCAGAAGCGGGCCGAGGGCCAGAACACCGACGGCATGCAGACTGGCCTCTGGACGTACTTTGACGAGAATGGACGCAAGATCGAGGAGATCGAGTACACGGCCCACCACTACAATGGACGCCATGTGCAGTACTTCCCGTCGGGCAAGGTGAAGCTCGAGGAGCGCTGGGTCCACGGCAATCGTGAAGGGGCTTCCACGACCTACTCTGAGGATGGGAAGAAGGTCGCGGAGGCCGAGTACCGTGGTGGCAACCTGGTCAGGGAGCAGCGCTTCGAGAACGGCAAGCCCGTGGCCAACAAGTAA
- the gltJ gene encoding adventurous gliding motility protein GltJ, whose protein sequence is MRFVCDSCRAQYMISDDKIGAKGVKIRCKKCGHVIVVRPSGAAAPKDEGAPAAEATAAAASNGAASANAASGLASLGTPPEGGLFTDVEEDEIGAVFDQVLSGSQKLPAEPTKESKSSTDAVRKLAEAESEPDEPKAAAPANDWFVAIDEKQVGPLSVEKVKEHWERGEVGPDSLCWRQGFGDWIPLSEVTELASVLAPRPAKPVIVAPTPVSTSTPAVSAPVESAFSAGAAAKNTRPEIPAAPALSAEPTSSGWKPSAASVLASLVKEENEALSKPPPKPAAEEKQAPGLLDLPPPEPAMAPAARAAPMLSAVEPMRAPQPAPMPYAPVAPAPAYAQPAPAYGQPAYASAGGYPQPAYPGYPPPAAPGSQGGGNKTVMFASIAVAAVALLGVGGYLAFGRSSPQPQPPQPVLVAEAQPTPQPTKPAEPTPPAPEVKTPPVAAANTAAPTTPAPGTTATPAPGTPAAPAPGQAVAAAGTPAPTAAPPTTPPATPPPAPPASAEAATKTNPGSRPDRTSTPRVNNSRPERQPEAVSSASTAPKSGKQDDGLGDDFDDLFGSKKPEKKPSGGASGSSSVYVPPEPGGGSVPERLGQSEIMAVVLNNKPAILKCVNEQKKRDPDISGTLVMRWTIQTTGKTSGVLVKSDEFKKTYMASCISGLIKGWSFPKHRKQGDPIDFPFKF, encoded by the coding sequence ATGCGCTTCGTCTGCGACAGCTGCCGCGCGCAGTACATGATTAGCGACGACAAGATTGGCGCCAAGGGCGTCAAGATTCGTTGCAAGAAGTGCGGCCACGTCATTGTGGTTCGCCCATCCGGTGCCGCGGCGCCGAAGGATGAGGGAGCTCCAGCAGCGGAGGCGACTGCCGCGGCCGCGAGCAATGGAGCCGCGAGCGCCAACGCCGCGAGTGGGCTGGCCTCGCTGGGGACTCCACCCGAGGGTGGCCTCTTCACGGACGTCGAGGAGGACGAGATCGGCGCGGTGTTCGATCAGGTCCTCTCGGGCTCGCAGAAGCTCCCCGCGGAGCCGACGAAGGAGAGCAAGTCCTCGACTGACGCCGTGCGCAAGCTGGCGGAGGCCGAGTCGGAGCCGGACGAGCCGAAGGCGGCGGCGCCCGCGAACGACTGGTTCGTCGCCATCGACGAGAAGCAGGTGGGGCCGCTCTCGGTCGAGAAGGTGAAGGAGCACTGGGAGCGCGGCGAGGTGGGGCCGGACAGCCTGTGCTGGCGCCAGGGCTTCGGTGACTGGATTCCGCTCTCCGAGGTGACGGAGCTGGCGTCGGTGCTCGCGCCGCGTCCGGCCAAGCCGGTCATCGTCGCGCCCACGCCGGTGTCGACCTCCACGCCGGCCGTGTCGGCGCCGGTGGAGTCCGCCTTCAGCGCGGGAGCCGCGGCGAAGAACACGCGTCCCGAGATTCCCGCTGCGCCCGCGCTGAGCGCGGAGCCGACGTCGTCGGGCTGGAAGCCGTCGGCCGCGAGCGTGCTCGCCTCGCTGGTGAAGGAGGAGAACGAGGCGCTGTCCAAGCCGCCGCCGAAGCCCGCGGCCGAGGAGAAGCAGGCGCCGGGGCTGCTCGATCTGCCGCCTCCGGAGCCTGCGATGGCTCCGGCCGCGCGTGCGGCGCCGATGCTGTCCGCCGTCGAGCCGATGCGTGCACCGCAGCCCGCGCCGATGCCGTATGCACCCGTGGCGCCCGCGCCCGCGTATGCGCAGCCGGCGCCCGCGTACGGGCAGCCGGCCTACGCTTCCGCGGGAGGCTACCCGCAGCCTGCGTACCCGGGTTATCCGCCGCCGGCGGCTCCTGGGTCGCAGGGTGGCGGCAACAAGACGGTCATGTTCGCGAGCATCGCGGTAGCGGCAGTGGCGCTGCTGGGCGTTGGGGGATACCTCGCGTTCGGACGCTCCTCGCCGCAGCCTCAGCCTCCTCAGCCCGTGCTCGTGGCGGAGGCGCAGCCCACGCCTCAGCCGACGAAGCCGGCCGAGCCGACTCCGCCTGCGCCTGAGGTGAAGACGCCGCCCGTGGCGGCGGCGAATACGGCCGCGCCCACCACGCCTGCGCCGGGTACGACTGCTACGCCCGCTCCGGGCACGCCTGCCGCGCCTGCGCCGGGCCAGGCCGTGGCTGCGGCTGGGACGCCTGCGCCGACGGCGGCACCTCCGACGACGCCTCCCGCCACGCCGCCGCCTGCGCCTCCTGCATCGGCCGAAGCCGCGACGAAGACCAATCCGGGCTCGCGTCCTGATCGCACGAGCACGCCGCGGGTGAACAACTCCCGGCCCGAGAGGCAGCCCGAGGCCGTGAGCTCGGCGTCCACGGCTCCGAAATCCGGGAAGCAGGATGACGGCCTGGGTGATGACTTCGATGATCTCTTCGGGTCGAAGAAGCCGGAGAAGAAGCCGAGCGGCGGCGCGTCGGGGTCGTCGTCCGTCTACGTTCCGCCCGAGCCTGGCGGCGGGAGTGTTCCCGAGCGGCTCGGTCAGTCGGAGATCATGGCGGTGGTGCTGAACAACAAGCCGGCCATCCTGAAGTGCGTGAACGAGCAGAAGAAGCGCGATCCGGACATCTCTGGCACGTTGGTGATGCGCTGGACGATCCAGACCACCGGCAAGACGTCGGGCGTGCTGGTGAAGTCGGATGAGTTCAAGAAGACCTATATGGCGAGCTGCATCTCGGGGCTCATCAAGGGCTGGTCTTTCCCGAAGCACCGGAAGCAGGGAGATCCCATCGATTTTCCGTTCAAGTTCTGA